A genomic stretch from Sulfurimonas sediminis includes:
- a CDS encoding EAL domain-containing response regulator yields MIEIKEVTRYSQSLKLLYVEDDIDAREITTMLLEDFFDTIIVAENGQEGLEKFQKEHIDIIITDINMPHMNGLEMAKKIRAIDIEVPIIILSAHNEEDFFLKSIQIGINGYLLKPIDMKQLSSTIFQVTQRYKYALQAKENLHLLKEYQEATNSSAIVSKTDTAGIITYVNNAFCEISGYTKEELLGQNHNIVRHPDNPKSIFQEMWNTIKNKKKIWKGVIRNRTKNGKSYYLDAVVKPILDLDGNILEYISLRHDITDIMHPLKQLKNELKNAHDPLLIYIKLEDYDDLEDFYDTNTLYILEQKVRIYLQNTFTKKYSFDKIYQLQNGEYAFILDAKEHTDNIASFVQELQALQQQVRDDTITFEGLEYDIAILLTFAYEDDKLYESVKLGMKTLVKEKQRFLLANNFASQEQKKAQENIKTVHMIKDAIRNSKIISYFQPIINNNTQKIEKYESLVRLLKEDGTVLSPYFFLETAKRSNYYLKITNIVLEHSFSILHHCEADISINLSALDIELPSMRKNILSLLQKHKENAHRIVFELLEDERIKDFETVKQFISEIKRYGVKIAIDDFGAGYSNFERLLDYQPDILKIDGCLIRDIETSNYSLSAVKSIVTFAKEQKLQTVAEFIENEAIFQIVKELGIDFSQGYYFGKPEPLS; encoded by the coding sequence ATGATTGAAATCAAGGAAGTCACTAGATATTCGCAGAGTTTAAAACTCTTGTATGTTGAGGATGACATTGATGCAAGAGAGATTACAACGATGCTTTTGGAGGATTTTTTCGATACTATCATTGTCGCAGAAAACGGACAGGAGGGCCTGGAAAAATTTCAAAAAGAGCATATAGATATCATTATTACAGATATTAATATGCCCCACATGAATGGGCTGGAAATGGCAAAAAAAATAAGAGCCATCGACATTGAAGTCCCTATCATCATACTTTCAGCCCATAATGAAGAGGACTTTTTTCTCAAAAGCATACAAATCGGTATTAACGGATACCTTTTAAAACCCATTGATATGAAACAGCTCTCCAGCACCATTTTTCAGGTCACACAAAGATACAAATATGCTCTGCAGGCCAAAGAAAATCTTCATCTTCTCAAAGAGTATCAAGAAGCAACAAACAGCAGCGCTATCGTCTCTAAAACAGATACAGCAGGCATCATCACCTATGTAAACAATGCTTTTTGTGAAATTTCAGGATATACAAAAGAGGAACTTCTCGGACAAAATCATAATATTGTACGTCATCCCGACAATCCCAAATCAATTTTTCAAGAAATGTGGAACACCATAAAAAATAAAAAGAAAATCTGGAAAGGAGTTATAAGAAACAGAACAAAAAACGGAAAAAGCTACTATCTTGATGCTGTTGTCAAACCGATTCTTGATTTAGACGGAAATATTCTTGAGTATATTTCATTGCGACATGACATCACAGACATTATGCATCCGCTCAAACAACTCAAAAACGAACTCAAAAATGCCCATGACCCTTTGCTTATTTATATCAAACTTGAAGACTATGATGATCTTGAGGATTTTTATGATACAAATACGCTTTATATTCTTGAACAAAAAGTACGAATATATCTACAGAATACTTTTACAAAGAAATACAGTTTTGACAAAATATATCAATTGCAAAACGGAGAGTATGCTTTTATACTTGATGCCAAAGAACACACCGACAATATAGCATCGTTTGTGCAGGAGTTACAGGCACTGCAACAGCAGGTCCGCGATGACACCATTACTTTTGAAGGTCTTGAATATGATATTGCAATTTTACTCACCTTTGCCTATGAAGATGACAAACTCTACGAGTCGGTAAAACTTGGCATGAAAACGCTTGTAAAAGAGAAGCAGCGTTTTTTACTTGCCAATAATTTTGCGTCTCAGGAGCAGAAAAAAGCACAAGAAAATATAAAAACAGTGCATATGATCAAGGATGCCATTCGAAATTCGAAAATTATTTCTTACTTTCAGCCTATCATCAACAACAACACACAGAAAATAGAAAAATATGAGTCCCTGGTACGGCTACTCAAAGAAGACGGCACGGTGCTCTCTCCTTACTTTTTTCTCGAAACTGCCAAAAGAAGTAATTATTATCTCAAAATTACAAATATCGTCCTGGAGCACTCTTTTAGTATTTTGCACCATTGTGAGGCAGACATCTCCATCAATCTTTCGGCCTTGGATATTGAACTGCCGAGTATGCGCAAAAATATTCTCTCCCTTTTGCAAAAACACAAGGAGAATGCCCACAGAATAGTTTTTGAACTGCTTGAAGACGAACGGATCAAAGACTTTGAAACTGTCAAACAGTTTATATCAGAGATAAAGCGCTATGGTGTGAAAATTGCCATTGATGATTTTGGAGCAGGATATTCCAACTTTGAGAGACTGCTTGACTACCAACCCGATATTCTTAAAATAGACGGATGTCTGATACGCGATATAGAAACAAGCAACTACTCTCTTTCTGCAGTAAAAAGTATTGTTACTTTTGCAAAAGAGCAGAAACTGCAAACTGTTGCAGAGTTTATTGAAAATGAAGCAATTTTTCAGATAGTCAAAGAACTTGGAATTGACTTTTCCCAAGGATACTATTTTGGAAAACCGGAGCCGCTGTCATGA
- a CDS encoding hybrid sensor histidine kinase/response regulator yields MKNILVIEDSRTINNLIKKELAHLGFEVSQAHTLAEAKEFLTTLKFQLIILDLHLPDGEGSELIAHIQSLTKTKVIVLTSSQDADLREELFQYGILDYILKDTNFLYSISEIVKIIHTINTKKKDKILVIDDSRFICKQIKTVLEPRNYDVHIAMKAKTAFEKLKKEEYNLIILDMELPDIHGLEFLKLLRKDSRFLSIPIIVLSGTSTPDIIRDVLKNGANDFLKKPYVFEEFILKVDLWIDYFKKEKELAEANFQLKYTNDNLERLVYEEVEKNRKKDEIMFTQSRHAQMGEMIAMIAHQWRQPLNAMATAAIVLELKAQNDKLDAEEAKKISEKLQNYINYLSHTIDDFRNFFKPQKEKRVTDFEKILHTVTALVQHSLEQKNIHFEKEITAPQQFLAFGNELVQIVLNIIKNAQDALVQNNIENPKITLKIDKNSLHIIDNAGGIPSHIQDKIFQPYFSTKTEKNGTGLGLYMSRMIIEKHSGGKLSVQNTKEGAEFIIEMPVYEGEKYDTH; encoded by the coding sequence ATGAAAAATATTTTAGTTATAGAAGATTCACGCACCATAAACAATCTCATAAAAAAAGAGCTGGCACATCTTGGTTTTGAAGTCTCACAGGCCCACACACTCGCTGAAGCAAAAGAGTTTTTAACGACACTGAAGTTTCAGCTTATCATTTTGGATTTGCATCTTCCTGACGGGGAAGGTTCTGAACTCATAGCCCATATACAGTCTTTAACAAAAACAAAAGTTATTGTCCTGACATCTTCGCAAGATGCGGATCTTCGTGAAGAGCTGTTTCAGTATGGTATACTTGATTATATTCTCAAAGATACCAATTTTTTATACTCTATCTCTGAAATAGTCAAAATAATTCATACAATCAATACAAAAAAGAAAGATAAAATTTTGGTGATTGATGATTCTAGATTTATCTGTAAACAGATCAAAACAGTGCTTGAACCCAGAAACTATGATGTGCACATAGCGATGAAAGCAAAAACAGCTTTTGAAAAGCTCAAAAAAGAAGAGTACAATCTTATCATTCTGGATATGGAGCTCCCGGATATCCACGGCCTGGAATTTTTAAAACTTTTACGCAAAGACAGCCGTTTTTTGTCTATTCCCATTATTGTTCTTTCCGGAACTTCCACGCCGGATATTATTCGGGATGTTTTAAAAAACGGAGCCAATGATTTTCTAAAAAAGCCTTATGTGTTTGAAGAGTTTATCCTCAAAGTAGACCTGTGGATAGATTACTTCAAAAAAGAGAAAGAGTTGGCAGAAGCAAACTTTCAGCTCAAATACACAAATGACAACCTGGAACGCCTTGTTTATGAAGAGGTGGAGAAAAACAGAAAAAAAGATGAAATTATGTTCACACAGTCCCGCCATGCCCAAATGGGTGAAATGATAGCCATGATTGCCCACCAATGGAGACAACCGCTCAATGCTATGGCAACAGCGGCAATCGTACTTGAACTCAAAGCGCAAAATGACAAACTCGATGCAGAAGAAGCAAAGAAAATCTCTGAAAAACTGCAAAATTATATCAACTATCTCAGTCATACTATTGATGACTTTCGAAACTTTTTTAAACCGCAAAAAGAAAAAAGAGTGACAGATTTTGAAAAAATTCTTCACACCGTCACTGCTTTGGTCCAGCACAGTCTCGAACAAAAAAATATACATTTTGAAAAAGAGATTACTGCACCGCAACAGTTTCTGGCGTTTGGAAATGAACTTGTACAGATTGTGCTGAATATTATAAAAAATGCACAGGATGCTTTAGTCCAAAACAACATTGAGAATCCAAAAATCACTTTGAAGATTGACAAAAACAGCTTACATATCATCGATAATGCAGGAGGAATTCCTTCGCATATACAAGACAAAATTTTTCAGCCCTACTTTTCTACAAAAACCGAAAAAAACGGAACAGGACTCGGTCTCTATATGTCAAGAATGATTATAGAAAAACACAGCGGAGGAAAGCTCTCTGTACAAAATACAAAAGAGGGTGCCGAATTTATCATAGAAATGCCTGTTTATGAAGGAGAAAAATATGATACGCACTAG
- a CDS encoding two-component system response regulator gives MNLKNFTLLYVEDDMQAQKHMKMLLADDFKAFYQAFDAEEALAIYKEKKPDIILSDIILPRSDGLTLSKEIKKTNKWQPIIILSAFDEREKLLEAIDTGIDYFIPKPVDIEMLYDRLHTIARNLQNDIDAKKAKEKELEVLYALAHYDTLTQVANRHLFSVKLKETINKAQHSHENFTLFFIDLDNFKSINDQYGHSAGDAVLQSVAQNIKKVIRIEDTFARIGGDEFALIVESVKSLPETKSLTEKIMQTVATPIVFQEHTFHITCSIGIAIYPTQGSSQEALLHSADMAMYTAKKDAKSRFQFSDFSTATATGGKNSDV, from the coding sequence ATGAACTTAAAGAATTTCACACTTTTGTATGTTGAAGATGATATGCAGGCACAGAAGCATATGAAGATGCTTTTAGCAGATGATTTCAAAGCATTTTACCAGGCATTTGACGCAGAAGAGGCTTTAGCCATCTATAAGGAAAAAAAACCTGATATTATTTTATCAGATATCATTCTTCCCCGCTCAGACGGGCTGACACTTTCCAAAGAAATTAAAAAAACCAACAAATGGCAGCCGATTATCATTCTCTCTGCTTTTGATGAAAGAGAAAAGCTGCTTGAGGCAATTGATACGGGTATAGACTACTTTATTCCAAAACCGGTTGACATAGAGATGCTCTATGACAGGCTCCACACTATTGCCAGGAATCTTCAAAATGACATAGATGCAAAAAAAGCAAAAGAAAAAGAGCTTGAGGTCTTGTATGCGCTTGCACATTATGACACATTGACACAGGTTGCAAACAGACACCTCTTTAGTGTCAAACTCAAAGAAACTATAAATAAAGCGCAACACTCCCATGAAAACTTTACTCTTTTTTTTATTGATTTGGACAATTTTAAAAGCATTAATGACCAATACGGACACTCAGCAGGAGATGCAGTGCTGCAATCTGTCGCGCAAAATATAAAAAAAGTTATTCGCATCGAAGACACCTTTGCGCGCATAGGAGGTGATGAGTTTGCTTTAATTGTAGAAAGTGTGAAAAGCCTCCCTGAGACAAAGAGTCTTACCGAGAAAATCATGCAGACAGTAGCCACGCCTATAGTGTTTCAAGAACATACATTTCACATTACATGTAGTATAGGTATAGCGATTTACCCAACACAAGGCAGTTCACAAGAGGCACTTTTACACAGTGCAGATATGGCAATGTATACGGCAAAGAAAGACGCAAAGTCTCGTTTTCAATTCAGCGATTTTTCTACAGCAACCGCAACCGGAGGGAAAAATTCAGATGTATAA
- a CDS encoding ATP-binding protein yields MYKKRYLFFIAFVVFLSFFVLLQLKELSKPQHVTTKNFLTQKEKTWLRTLKKPLSVGITNIPNQVIISPEGKAVGFSLDLFHLLEQELGISFRYISFPSWHTLMDAAKKGKIDIVFAAQKTQERLGYLDFTDVILTQQNKIITQRDNFSVSDIESLQAKSVALVDKSAIYAYIQNKYPSIRIIPYETELKALQAVAAGAAEATISEPVRASYYMSQYNIQNLRVAGDLDYLYQLRIASQGSLPVLNVILSKAVSNLPQQELQALYLKWGYIKDKERYFDKQTLIYLAIAFGIILPFSIYLYFINLSLEREVKRRKDAEDKLRALNQNLQQQVRQEVEKQREQELHMLQQNRLAQMGNMMNMIAHQWKQPLNALSMLMQTVRHKYKQSKLNDDFIEYFDKNAKKQLQEMTKVTNDFMHYFRPKDKLEFSIDEIIGHSINLVKPIFQAKNISITYENKSTKTFTLQNDIIGQVIINILNNAKDALIENNIEDKNIYITLSLLEDKAEITIEDNAGGIPQDIMHKIFDPYFSTKDDTGTGLGLYMSKIIIENYCEGTLCVRNTDKGALFSITVA; encoded by the coding sequence ATGTATAAAAAACGCTATCTCTTTTTCATTGCCTTTGTAGTTTTTTTGAGTTTTTTTGTTCTACTACAGCTTAAAGAGCTCTCAAAACCTCAACATGTAACAACAAAAAATTTCTTAACTCAAAAAGAAAAAACATGGCTGCGTACTTTAAAGAAGCCTCTGAGCGTCGGTATCACCAACATTCCCAACCAGGTTATTATATCTCCTGAGGGCAAAGCTGTCGGTTTCTCTTTGGACCTTTTTCATCTCCTTGAACAGGAGCTGGGTATCTCTTTTAGATATATTTCTTTTCCCTCATGGCATACATTAATGGACGCTGCAAAAAAAGGGAAAATCGATATAGTTTTTGCAGCACAAAAAACACAGGAACGTCTGGGATATTTGGATTTTACAGATGTTATTCTCACACAACAAAACAAAATTATCACGCAGCGTGACAATTTTTCAGTATCTGATATCGAATCACTGCAGGCAAAAAGTGTCGCACTTGTCGACAAAAGTGCGATTTATGCATACATTCAAAACAAATATCCAAGCATTCGTATCATTCCGTACGAAACAGAACTCAAAGCCCTGCAGGCTGTAGCAGCAGGAGCAGCAGAGGCAACCATCAGCGAACCTGTGAGAGCGAGCTACTACATGAGTCAGTATAATATTCAAAACCTGCGGGTTGCCGGTGATTTGGATTACCTCTACCAACTTCGCATAGCAAGCCAAGGCAGTCTGCCTGTACTTAATGTTATCTTAAGTAAGGCGGTGTCCAATTTACCACAACAGGAGTTACAGGCTCTCTACCTAAAATGGGGGTATATCAAAGATAAAGAGCGTTATTTCGACAAGCAGACGCTGATTTATTTAGCCATTGCCTTTGGGATTATTTTACCATTTTCTATTTACCTTTATTTCATAAACCTCTCGCTCGAACGCGAAGTAAAAAGAAGAAAAGATGCCGAAGACAAACTGCGCGCACTCAATCAAAACCTTCAGCAGCAGGTCAGACAAGAAGTAGAAAAACAAAGAGAGCAGGAGTTACACATGCTGCAGCAAAACAGACTGGCACAGATGGGAAATATGATGAATATGATTGCCCATCAATGGAAACAGCCGCTCAATGCACTTTCTATGCTTATGCAAACGGTCAGGCACAAGTACAAACAGTCTAAACTCAATGATGATTTTATTGAATATTTTGACAAAAATGCAAAAAAACAACTCCAGGAAATGACAAAAGTCACAAACGATTTTATGCACTACTTTCGACCAAAAGATAAACTGGAATTTTCTATAGATGAAATTATCGGGCACAGTATCAATCTAGTAAAACCAATTTTTCAAGCAAAGAACATCTCCATTACCTATGAAAACAAAAGTACAAAAACATTTACACTACAAAATGATATTATTGGACAAGTAATCATCAACATCTTGAACAATGCCAAAGATGCCTTAATTGAAAACAATATTGAAGATAAAAACATATACATTACACTTTCTTTGTTAGAAGATAAGGCTGAAATTACCATAGAAGACAACGCAGGCGGTATTCCCCAAGATATCATGCACAAAATTTTTGACCCTTATTTCAGCACAAAAGATGATACAGGAACAGGGTTGGGGCTCTATATGAGTAAAATTATCATTGAAAACTACTGTGAGGGCACTCTCTGTGTTCGCAATACCGACAAAGGTGCCCTTTTTAGTATTACTGTTGCTTAA
- a CDS encoding iron-sulfur cluster assembly scaffold protein, with product MAKADMLGESLWDAYSNKVTTLMNNPQHQGEITPEEAEAHGNKLIVADFGAESCGDAVRLYWEIDPKTDKIVNSKFKSFGCGTAIASSDVMTELCIGKTVQEAVKITNIDVEKALRDDPDTPAVPPQKMHCSVMAYDVIKKAASLYLGVDEESFEDEIIVCECARVSLGTIQEVIKLNDLKTVEEITDYTKAGGFCKSCIKPGGHEDREWYLVDILEQTRKEMEAEKMKAAADAMSAGGGNFEEMTLVQQIKAVDAVIDESVRQFLIMDGGNVEIIDIKKNDDNIDIYIRYLGACDGCASSATGTLYAIESTLKEKLSQKIRVLPI from the coding sequence ATGGCAAAAGCAGATATGTTAGGCGAGTCTCTATGGGACGCGTATTCAAATAAAGTAACTACATTAATGAACAATCCCCAGCATCAAGGGGAAATTACACCAGAAGAAGCTGAAGCGCACGGAAACAAGCTCATCGTTGCAGATTTTGGAGCGGAGAGTTGTGGAGATGCAGTAAGACTTTACTGGGAAATTGATCCAAAAACAGACAAAATTGTAAACTCTAAATTTAAATCATTCGGATGTGGTACTGCTATCGCTTCAAGTGATGTTATGACAGAACTTTGTATCGGCAAAACGGTACAAGAAGCGGTAAAAATTACAAATATTGATGTGGAAAAAGCACTGCGTGATGATCCGGATACTCCGGCTGTTCCACCGCAAAAAATGCACTGTTCGGTAATGGCATATGATGTTATCAAAAAAGCGGCTTCATTATACCTTGGTGTTGATGAAGAGAGTTTTGAAGATGAAATCATTGTATGTGAATGTGCACGTGTTTCACTTGGAACAATTCAGGAAGTCATCAAGCTGAATGACTTGAAAACGGTAGAAGAGATTACAGATTATACAAAAGCCGGCGGTTTTTGTAAATCTTGTATCAAACCGGGCGGTCATGAAGACAGAGAATGGTATCTGGTTGACATTTTGGAGCAGACTCGTAAAGAGATGGAAGCAGAAAAAATGAAAGCAGCCGCGGATGCGATGAGTGCCGGTGGCGGAAATTTTGAAGAGATGACACTTGTGCAGCAGATAAAAGCTGTTGATGCTGTCATTGATGAGAGCGTAAGACAGTTCTTGATTATGGATGGCGGCAATGTAGAAATTATAGACATTAAAAAGAATGATGACAACATTGATATTTATATCCGTTATCTTGGTGCATGTGATGGCTGTGCCTCATCTGCTACAGGGACACTTTACGCAATTGAATCAACACTTAAAGAAAAACTTTCACAAAAAATAAGAGTATTGCCTATCTAA
- a CDS encoding 2OG-Fe(II) oxygenase, which produces MYDKLYSKITDALVEDGYIVIENALEPALSQELSQISKNITKYKNAGISHKSTLDRNRRKDKIYWLNEDDAVTCKYLSFTKGLQNYLNRHLYLGLKYYESHFALYEANDFYEKHLDAFKNSKNRVVTTVYYLNEDWENSDGGELVIYDKNDIQIQKITPHINTMVVFLSEVFPHEVFISNKERYSIAGWFRVDEKGLSV; this is translated from the coding sequence ATGTATGATAAACTTTATTCAAAAATAACGGATGCTTTAGTTGAAGATGGTTATATTGTTATAGAAAATGCTCTTGAACCTGCATTAAGCCAAGAACTCTCTCAAATATCAAAAAATATTACAAAGTATAAAAATGCTGGAATTTCCCACAAATCGACTTTAGATAGAAATCGAAGAAAAGATAAGATTTATTGGCTGAATGAAGATGATGCAGTTACATGTAAGTATCTTTCATTTACAAAAGGACTGCAAAATTATCTTAACCGCCATCTTTATTTGGGACTGAAATATTATGAGTCGCATTTTGCATTGTATGAAGCGAATGATTTTTACGAAAAACATCTTGATGCTTTTAAAAACTCGAAAAATCGTGTTGTGACCACTGTGTACTATCTCAATGAGGATTGGGAAAATAGCGATGGGGGAGAGCTTGTTATATATGATAAAAACGATATACAAATACAAAAAATCACTCCACATATAAATACCATGGTTGTATTTTTAAGTGAAGTGTTTCCACATGAAGTTTTTATTTCCAACAAAGAGAGGTATTCTATTGCCGGTTGGTTTAGAGTTGATGAAAAAGGGTTGAGTGTTTGA
- a CDS encoding ATP-binding protein: protein MIRTSLLVFLLAFLYYISGTLSLNLLSGNSIINVGLFAAEGIALAFALYFGKKVLPGIFLGQFFLALDNEISFAASLSIALINTAEAYLAVVLFKKFHLRVSLEKFRDIFGLVLLIFFVLQPVSALLSNTVLLVTHHISIEKFPLYLFSWWFGNVMGQLVFTPFLLLLFTNFQKIQWKEFFLCSGLFGAYLYILQIVFGIENSFLLLSLTLPVVALTSAYKGLVYGTFFNVLVALVASYAVYLDIGAFAVHNHIDNVINYNLFVLVHVSVILTIGMLIEERKRYTKTLEETIGTEVKKIQEQQLLLYQQSRLAQMGEMISMIAHQWRQPLNNLALINQLTISKYAKGKLDDKAIEYFKSHSKKQIDLMSDTIDNFRNFFKKEDKACIFSLNGAIKEVLSITADIFKNEGIFIEFNTAQDYALFANPNALSQVLLNILNNAKDALLQTTQNKKKIVITLEDTGAELLLAIQDNAGGIDEAIKEKIFDPYFSTKQEKNGTGLGLYMTKMVLQEQLHATIEVFNTHEGANFVIRLPKGAK, encoded by the coding sequence ATGATACGCACTAGTCTTCTTGTTTTTCTTCTTGCTTTTTTATACTATATAAGCGGAACACTCAGCCTCAATCTTTTAAGCGGAAACTCGATTATCAATGTCGGACTTTTTGCAGCAGAGGGCATTGCTTTGGCGTTTGCCCTGTACTTTGGCAAAAAAGTTCTCCCGGGGATTTTTCTTGGACAGTTTTTCTTAGCCCTTGACAATGAGATCTCATTTGCGGCATCACTCAGTATTGCTCTCATAAATACAGCCGAAGCCTACCTGGCTGTTGTTTTGTTTAAAAAATTTCATCTCCGCGTCAGCCTTGAAAAGTTTCGTGATATTTTTGGATTGGTTTTGCTGATATTTTTTGTACTACAGCCTGTGAGTGCTTTACTATCAAACACTGTACTGCTTGTAACACATCATATTTCCATTGAAAAATTTCCGCTCTATCTTTTTTCATGGTGGTTTGGCAATGTAATGGGGCAGTTGGTTTTTACACCCTTTTTACTGCTTCTTTTTACAAACTTTCAAAAAATCCAATGGAAAGAATTTTTTCTCTGCTCAGGGCTGTTTGGTGCTTATCTTTATATACTTCAGATAGTATTTGGCATTGAAAACAGTTTTCTTCTTTTAAGTTTAACACTTCCTGTTGTAGCTCTTACGAGTGCCTACAAAGGCCTGGTATACGGAACTTTTTTCAATGTACTTGTAGCCCTTGTTGCATCCTATGCGGTTTATTTGGATATTGGGGCGTTTGCTGTTCACAACCATATAGACAATGTCATCAATTACAATCTCTTTGTTCTCGTCCATGTCTCTGTAATCCTTACCATCGGGATGCTTATTGAAGAGAGAAAGAGATACACCAAAACACTTGAAGAAACCATTGGCACAGAAGTGAAAAAAATCCAAGAACAGCAATTGCTTCTCTACCAGCAAAGCAGACTTGCACAAATGGGAGAGATGATCAGTATGATAGCCCACCAATGGAGACAACCACTGAATAATCTTGCCCTCATAAACCAACTGACAATTTCAAAATATGCCAAAGGAAAACTTGATGACAAGGCAATAGAGTATTTTAAAAGCCACTCTAAAAAACAGATAGATTTAATGTCTGACACCATAGATAATTTTAGAAACTTTTTTAAAAAAGAAGACAAGGCATGTATATTTTCTCTCAATGGTGCCATCAAAGAAGTGCTGAGTATTACGGCTGATATTTTTAAGAATGAAGGAATTTTCATTGAATTTAATACTGCACAAGACTATGCACTTTTTGCAAATCCAAATGCCCTGAGCCAAGTTCTTTTAAATATTCTCAACAATGCAAAAGATGCCTTGCTGCAAACAACACAAAACAAAAAAAAGATAGTAATAACCCTTGAAGATACAGGTGCAGAGTTACTCCTTGCCATACAGGATAATGCCGGAGGTATTGACGAAGCTATAAAAGAGAAAATCTTTGACCCTTACTTCTCAACAAAGCAGGAAAAAAACGGAACAGGTTTGGGCTTGTATATGACAAAAATGGTTTTACAGGAACAGTTACATGCTACAATAGAAGTTTTCAATACTCACGAGGGAGCAAACTTTGTCATCCGTCTGCCAAAAGGAGCAAAATAG
- a CDS encoding TrmH family RNA methyltransferase yields the protein MIIKVDDINTDELQIYKELRENAFRSDRSFIADSPKVVNLLLESDLEIKSILATQEYYDEFMPLVQSKNIPKVYLTTKEEMSRIVGHKIHHNCMAHGIRPDDIALEGAGECIIMLDNITSSENVGSIARSAAALGVTSYFLPKSSPHPFNRRALRVSMGYAHRLGIYIYKDIFETIAALKSAGYRVYAAEVTEDSTPLSSLHVSAKWVLLMGHEGKGIAQDILDLCDEIVSIEMQEGIKSFNVGVAASILMYNFLKQQ from the coding sequence ATGATTATAAAAGTTGATGATATTAATACAGACGAACTACAGATTTACAAAGAACTCAGAGAGAATGCTTTTCGAAGTGACAGAAGTTTTATAGCCGACAGTCCAAAAGTTGTCAATCTTTTGCTTGAGAGTGATTTAGAGATAAAAAGCATACTTGCGACGCAGGAGTATTATGATGAGTTCATGCCTTTGGTCCAATCAAAAAATATTCCAAAAGTTTATCTTACAACAAAAGAGGAGATGAGTAGGATTGTCGGACATAAGATACACCATAACTGCATGGCACACGGCATACGCCCTGATGATATTGCTTTGGAGGGGGCAGGTGAGTGTATCATTATGCTTGATAATATCACTTCAAGTGAAAATGTAGGCTCGATTGCCAGAAGTGCTGCTGCACTTGGCGTAACGAGCTATTTTTTGCCAAAATCTTCCCCTCACCCGTTTAACAGGCGTGCCTTACGGGTCTCTATGGGCTATGCACACAGGCTGGGCATATATATCTATAAGGATATTTTTGAGACGATTGCTGCTTTAAAATCTGCCGGTTATCGAGTCTATGCTGCAGAGGTTACGGAGGATTCCACTCCCCTGTCCTCTTTACATGTAAGTGCTAAATGGGTGCTTTTGATGGGACATGAGGGCAAGGGAATTGCACAGGATATTTTGGATTTGTGTGATGAAATTGTTAGTATAGAGATGCAAGAGGGCATTAAAAGTTTTAATGTAGGTGTGGCTGCATCCATTTTAATGTATAACTTCCTTAAGCAACAGTAA